The Daucus carota subsp. sativus chromosome 7, DH1 v3.0, whole genome shotgun sequence genome window below encodes:
- the LOC108196548 gene encoding uncharacterized protein LOC108196548, with protein sequence MLKTASSVGRLARVFKHSRPALLFSDPLHLTAGDETPLSGSSDSPWIPQRRHLSSGTKIDLTRWSVMPRASFCTEAAAATKVETTDTVKELYDKILKSVNEQRTAPPNAWLWSLIENCANVEDIKLLFDVLENLRRFRLSNLRIHENFNENLCREVTKACVRVGAIDFGKKALWKHNVYGLSPSVGSAHHILMHAKENNDANLMVEVMKLLKRNDVQLQAGTADIVFSICYNTDKWDLISKYSKRFVRAGVKLRETSFDVWMEFSAQRGDIESLWYIEKLRSDTMKRHSLSTGFSFAKGCLLERKPEIAAATIHVLSQTLSEAKKPGIIVELQKLVSDWTLKVIKCQKEEDRKDLAAALQADIPAMVNGLVELGLDVNVSTEDLLAKDLLC encoded by the exons ATGCTTAAAACAGCTTCATCTGTTGGCCGACTCGCTAGGGTTTTTAAACACTCCCGGCCGGCGCTTCTCTTCTCCGATCCCCTTCATCTCACCGCCGGCGATGAAACTCCTCTCTCCGGCAGCTCCGATTCTCCATGGATCCCCCAGCGCCGTCACCTATCCTCAG GTACGAAGATTGATCTTACGCGGTGGAGTGTGATGCCCAGGGCATCATTCTGTACTGAAGCAGCTGCTGCTACGAAAGTTGAAACTACGG ATACTGTTAAGGAGCTGTATGATAAGATACTTAAATCGGTGAATGAACAGAGGACAGCGCCTCCTAATGCTTGGTTATGGTCACTTATTGAGAATTGTGCCAATGTTGAGGACATTAAGCTTCTTTTCGATGTTTTGGAGAATCTTCGGAGATTT AGACTGTCGAATCTCCGCATTCATGAGAACTTTAATGAAAACCTTTGTCGAGAAGTAACTAAAGCTTGTGTACGTGTGGGTGCTATTGACTTTG GTAAGAAGGCATTGTGGAAGCACAATGTATATGGATTAAGTCCAAGTGTTGGGTCTGCGCACCATATATTG ATGCACGCAAAAGAGAATAATGATGCCAATCTCATGGTTGAAGTGATGAAACTTCTGAAAAGAAATGATGTCCAACTACAAGCTGGCACAGCTGATATAGTTTTCAG CATATGTTACAACACGGATAAGTGGGACTTAATATCTAAGTACTCGAAAAGATTTGTCAGGGCCGGGGTAAAACTAAGGGAGACTTCTTTTGATGTGTGGATGGAGTTCTCTGCCCAAAGAG GAGATATTGAAAGTTTGTGGTACATTGAGAAGCTAAGATCAGATACAATGAAGAGACACAGTCTATCAACTGGATTTTCATTTGCAAAG GGTTGTCTGCTAGAACGCAAGCCCGAGATTGCTGCTGCAACCATTCATGTTCTAAGTCAG ACTTTATCTGAAGCAAAGAAGCCAGGGATCATAGTTGAGCTTCAGAAGCTGGTTAGTGACTGGACTCTGAAGGTTATAAAGTGTCAAAAGGAAGAAGACAGAAAG GACTTGGCTGCTGCGTTGCAGGCTGATATCCCTGCTATGGTAAATGGTCTAGTAGAACTGGGATTGGATGTGAATGTCAGTACTGAAGACCTGCTGGCAAAAGATCTTTTATGCTGA